A genomic stretch from Deltaproteobacteria bacterium includes:
- a CDS encoding class I SAM-dependent methyltransferase, whose product MMDRNHKTADRYVESCRKDFWQEVFQFELRYLITHLAGCRDILSVGCGPAIIEGDLLKYGFRVTGLDVSREALKHAPDEIRTIAAPIEDAPVSMSSFDAVIYVVSLQFIEDYRKALEKTVVILRPGGRIVVMMLNPESDFFREKMDDPDSYVRQIRHRDLKELEKAISEYFDTTSEYVMGIRGEEIFESQDPLRAALYVVHGTKPPGSGKDEET is encoded by the coding sequence ATGATGGATCGCAACCACAAGACGGCGGATCGCTATGTGGAGTCTTGCCGGAAGGATTTCTGGCAGGAGGTATTTCAATTTGAACTGCGTTACCTTATTACACATCTGGCCGGATGCCGTGATATTCTGAGCGTCGGCTGCGGTCCGGCCATAATCGAAGGCGACCTGTTGAAATACGGCTTCCGCGTGACCGGCCTGGATGTTTCCCGGGAAGCCCTGAAACATGCCCCCGATGAAATTCGGACGATTGCCGCGCCCATTGAAGATGCGCCTGTATCGATGTCTTCCTTCGACGCGGTCATCTATGTGGTTTCTCTGCAATTCATCGAGGATTATCGCAAAGCGCTGGAAAAGACTGTCGTCATTTTGCGTCCCGGCGGAAGAATCGTCGTCATGATGCTCAACCCGGAATCGGACTTTTTCAGGGAAAAAATGGATGATCCCGATTCCTATGTCCGTCAGATCAGGCATCGAGACTTAAAGGAGTTGGAAAAGGCCATCTCAGAGTATTTCGATACCACCTCGGAATATGTCATGGGCATCCGTGGGGAAGAAATCTTTGAAAGTCAGGACCCGCTCCGGGCGGCCCTGTATGTCGTCCATGGAACCAAACCTCCCGGATCGGGAAAGGATGAAGAAACGTGA
- a CDS encoding 4Fe-4S binding protein, whose protein sequence is MKELVVISGKGGTGKTSLVASLACLAERPVIADCDVDAADLHLVLVPQVKERHDFYGGHEAVVRPDVCTGCGVCAEFCRFEAISETRTSEGNIVFQVDPIDCEGCGVCVRFCPVQAIDFPECLCGEWMVSETPYGPMVHARLGVAAENSGKLVSMVRREAARIASEKKHSRIIVDGPPGIGCPVIASITGASRVLVVTEPTVSGKHDLERVLSLAKHFDIPAAVCVNKWDLNPSMTEKIETFATALGSEVVGRIRYDRAVTLAQMQARAVVETDAPCAEDIKNVWHALHF, encoded by the coding sequence GTGAAAGAACTGGTTGTCATCAGCGGCAAGGGAGGAACGGGCAAGACAAGCCTGGTGGCATCCCTGGCCTGCCTGGCCGAGAGGCCCGTCATTGCCGATTGCGACGTCGATGCGGCGGATCTGCATCTGGTTCTGGTGCCGCAGGTAAAGGAACGGCATGATTTTTACGGAGGCCATGAAGCCGTTGTGCGTCCCGATGTTTGCACCGGTTGCGGGGTCTGTGCCGAATTCTGCCGTTTTGAGGCAATCAGCGAAACGCGGACATCAGAGGGGAATATCGTGTTTCAGGTTGATCCGATTGACTGCGAGGGCTGCGGGGTCTGTGTCCGGTTTTGTCCCGTCCAGGCGATTGATTTTCCGGAATGCCTCTGCGGTGAATGGATGGTTTCCGAAACACCATACGGCCCCATGGTTCACGCCCGGCTGGGTGTGGCTGCGGAAAATTCCGGGAAACTGGTTTCCATGGTTCGGCGCGAAGCGGCTCGTATTGCATCCGAAAAAAAGCACAGTCGGATAATCGTTGACGGCCCCCCGGGAATCGGCTGTCCGGTTATCGCCTCCATCACCGGCGCAAGCCGGGTGCTGGTGGTAACGGAACCGACCGTTTCGGGGAAGCATGATCTGGAACGCGTTCTTTCCCTTGCAAAACATTTCGATATCCCCGCCGCTGTTTGTGTGAACAAGTGGGACCTGAACCCTTCCATGACGGAAAAAATCGAGACATTCGCCACCGCTCTGGGATCAGAGGTTGTCGGACGAATTCGTTATGATCGCGCCGTCACGCTGGCGCAAATGCAGGCCCGTGCCGTGGTGGAAACCGACGCGCCTTGCGCGGAGGATATTAAAAACGTCTGGCATGCATTGCATTTCTGA